Genomic segment of Armatimonadota bacterium:
TGGCAGGCGTTGACTGCCGCAAGATCGATCGCAGGAGGCGCGCATTCGGAGGCCTCTTCGGGCGTCCAACCAATGGCCAAGTCGCAATCGACCGAGGTATCCGGCGGCGACCAATCCCAGTCGGCCAACTTGACCCTTAGGGCTCGCGCGCGATCCGGCAGCAATCGGATTATGGGGCAGCGGTAACCCCGAACCTGCTCCACGATGCGAGGCGCAGGCTGGCCGACCAGATAGACCGTTTCGTATGGCTCCCCGTCCGGAATGCAATCGAACGCCGCATCTGTAACATGCCCCGCATCGGTCAAAGCGCGGGCGGTCAGCAAGGCTTCTGACAAGTCCGATGTGTTAAATCCGTACCGATCCTTGCCCGCGACTATGAGCGACCGACCTTCTTTCACCGTCTTCTCGCCATTGCTCAGCACAACGATCGAGAGCGTATCTGACAAGTAGATAGACCGGCTGGGCAGACCGAACTCTAGCGCCAGCAAACTCCGAAGTTCGCGCGACGAGATTTGCTTTGTGGGAGCCGCGAGAATTAGGCTTCCGCCCGACGCCAGCCACGGCGAAACTTGCTGGATGAAGGCCAATTCCTCGCCGTCGGGCAAGCGCTGACAGACGATGAGATCGAACTGTCCGGGCTCAAACTCGGCATCCTGCCATCTCGATTGGGCAAACGTTCTGCTCGAATCCAAGTTCGCAACCGTCAGGTATGGATCTGGATCGATGCCTGTCCGATTCTTCGCCAAATAGCGGATGGACGACAAGAACGACCCGTCTCCACAGTGAATCTCAAGGGCGTTCTCGAACCCGACGGGTGAGAGGCTCTCGATGACTTTGGACATGATCGCAGCGGGCGGCGACATAGGGCGCGATAGGCTGGCGAAACGATCTGTCGGCAACAGGTCGGCGCCGCTGGTCGGCAACTCGTCTTCGACTGGCGCAAGGCTTCCGCGCTTCAGTTTTTCCTCCAGAATCATCAGTTGGGGCAGCGTCTCGACAAACGCTCCCAGCCATGAAAGCAACAGACCGTGATGCCCGTCTCGATAGCCCTCGGTCTCAAAGTAGCCCGAGCCCAATGCCGATACGAACCGCTCGCCGACCTCTTTCCAGCTAAATCCGCCCTCCAGCCTGAGGGCCGCCACTTCTCTAGCAGCGACCACAGCGCGTTGAAGGAACGACTCGATTGTGTCGGCGGCGGTCGAGATGACGGCGCATTGAGGCGGTATGTTTGGCGTCTGCGCCATGCGGCTAATCTCAGCGCCGTTTCTGGTCAGTCGGGCGCCTCGATCCCCGGGATACCAGTCGAACGCATGGACGATCCATCGATCTAAAAAGTAAGATCGACAAGGCAACTTGAAGGCATCGGCGCAATCGCCGCTCAGCGCCAAGAGACCGTCGATGAACTCTCGACACTCTGCAGTCAGACGCTCGGTCGATTCCAGCGACAAGGTCCACTCGCACTGGGCTTCAGCATGATCCTCATCGCTCTTTCGCACCAATACCTCGTCGGCCCAGTCGTTGACCGATGCCAAGCACGCGGAGAGCGAAGAGGAACTGCGCGCAGCGTTCACCACAACGCCTAAGGACGGCCGTAGAGGCGGTCGCAATGCGAACAAACTTGGTTTGTCGGACTGGCCGTAGCCCTCGCACACCGCTAACGCGCCGCAAGGCCAACCTTCGGTCAAACTGCCGATCGCGCCCTCATGCCTCCAATCGTCCAGAGCCAGAAACGGCGCCTGTCCCAACCACTCGATTTGACCAAACTGCTTTGACAAAGTTCGATGGACCGGTTCGGCCAACCTTGCGTCTTGAAGAGTCAGAAACAACTTCCCGCTTTCCTTCAGGCAAGGGAGCAAAGCGCCCCAATCTTCGTTCGCTTCTGCAATCAAACAGTCAAACTCTCCGCTGGTTAGGCTTCGAGAGGTGCGAAAGTCAACCCTGGCGTCATCGATCAAAGCGTCTGCGATCGCCAAAGCCTTCGGGTCTTCATCGATGACGGTGATCGAACTGGCCGAATAGCCCGCCTGGCGCCATGCCAAAGCCGCGCAAGCGCCGACCGCCGCCATCAAGCCCGATACGCCATCGGAGATTCGATCCGCCTGAGCTAATCTCAAGGCTAGCGCGTCCGCAGACAGCGCTGTCGAGGCTAAGGATTCGCTCTCAGCGTCCAACGCCTGCACGGTCGAACCAGATTGATCGTCGTTCAATAAAGAAAGCAGGGTCGAAGCCGTTGTCGGAAGCCAAGAATCGATCTTGGCCTTCCATCGAGCCGGAATCGGCTGTGCCTCTTGAGGGGCGACGATCCTTAGGCCGGCGCGAGGATCGATCGTCCAGAAAGGCAAATAGAGGTATTGGGGGCCCTGCGGGTCTCGGAGCCACACCTCGGCTCGAATTCGGCTATCTCGCGAAAACCGAACGGCACAAATCTCGATCGAATCAGGATGTTTGCGCCACCAGGTCTGAATCTCGCGAGAACTGTACGGATAGGGAGACGCCCGCCTTGCACGCATCTCAGTTGCGCGCCGTCTTTGCTCGGCCATTTTTGCGGCCAGAACCGTTCATGCGGGTCAGCAGCGCCCTTCTGGCACCCGCGATGGAGAACATCTCGTCCTTCAACAATCGCCTTATTTCGGCAATCGTCTCAATGTCTTCGGGCCGATATCGACGCTGACCGCCTCCGGTTCGAACCGGATTGAGAAAGTCCTCGAACTCCTTCTCCCAATAGCGCAGGGTGTGAGTTTCCACGCCCGTCAGCCGGCTGGCCACGCTGATCGACACCGGGCGCTGATCAATCGGCACCTTGTCTTTTCGTTCGCGTCGTCCCATCGATAGAATCCTCCCAAACAGATCGCTACAGAAGCCATTGTCGGAATCCCTGCGCATCATCATGAGGGTTCGCACGGCGTTTGACCGCCGCACGCACGATGTGATTGGCCTTTTGCCGGAACGCCAGGCTTCCGCCTGGCCCTTTGCTTCTCGAACGCCCCCCAATGTACCGCCGCCGTCCCGGCGGCCTTCCCAACGATCTTAGCGATCTTTGCCCCTTTGCGCGAGGCATTCTGCCGGAACGCCAGGCGGGAGGGCGAGCGTCCCCGCGAGCCGAGGGCCTTAACCCTCCGCACCGAACGGCGGGTGCGGAGGGATCCCGATAGAACGAAAGGCGTCCCTCCCCTATATCCCCTCCCCAAACGCTCCGCGTTTGGGGAGGGGACTGAAGACGGACGAGGCCCGAGACTGCGAGCCGAGGAACGGGGGCCAGGCGGGAGGGCGAGCGTCCCCGCGAGCCGAGGGTCTTAACTCTCCGCACCGAACGTCGGGTGCGGAGGGATCCCGAAAGGCGCCCCTCCCCTATATCCCCTCCCCAAACGCGGAGCGTTTGGGGAGGGGACTGAAGACGGACGAGGTCCAGATCGGTGTCGTCGACAATGCCGTCGCCGTTCACATCGCCGGCAAGCCCCGATCCTTGCTGGCCCCATTCCTCCGGCACGATCGCCTGGTCGGTGTCGTCCACGCAATCGTCTTCATTAGCGTCTCCAAACAGCGGCACTGTGAAGAACGATACCGTGCCTATCTGGGGACCGTAA
This window contains:
- a CDS encoding glycosyltransferase, producing the protein MRARRASPYPYSSREIQTWWRKHPDSIEICAVRFSRDSRIRAEVWLRDPQGPQYLYLPFWTIDPRAGLRIVAPQEAQPIPARWKAKIDSWLPTTASTLLSLLNDDQSGSTVQALDAESESLASTALSADALALRLAQADRISDGVSGLMAAVGACAALAWRQAGYSASSITVIDEDPKALAIADALIDDARVDFRTSRSLTSGEFDCLIAEANEDWGALLPCLKESGKLFLTLQDARLAEPVHRTLSKQFGQIEWLGQAPFLALDDWRHEGAIGSLTEGWPCGALAVCEGYGQSDKPSLFALRPPLRPSLGVVVNAARSSSSLSACLASVNDWADEVLVRKSDEDHAEAQCEWTLSLESTERLTAECREFIDGLLALSGDCADAFKLPCRSYFLDRWIVHAFDWYPGDRGARLTRNGAEISRMAQTPNIPPQCAVISTAADTIESFLQRAVVAAREVAALRLEGGFSWKEVGERFVSALGSGYFETEGYRDGHHGLLLSWLGAFVETLPQLMILEEKLKRGSLAPVEDELPTSGADLLPTDRFASLSRPMSPPAAIMSKVIESLSPVGFENALEIHCGDGSFLSSIRYLAKNRTGIDPDPYLTVANLDSSRTFAQSRWQDAEFEPGQFDLIVCQRLPDGEELAFIQQVSPWLASGGSLILAAPTKQISSRELRSLLALEFGLPSRSIYLSDTLSIVVLSNGEKTVKEGRSLIVAGKDRYGFNTSDLSEALLTARALTDAGHVTDAAFDCIPDGEPYETVYLVGQPAPRIVEQVRGYRCPIIRLLPDRARALRVKLADWDWSPPDTSVDCDLAIGWTPEEASECAPPAIDLAAVNACQKSSADPQLPDGKFYLFVGDIDATSNLANVLLAVKNSKTKLVVIGQLASPQYGELCRQTAGSNVLFLGPRSPVDAMAAMRRAAVVVAPTLASRPSDAVLWATAIGVPCVVQNTPVCHEILGARAVYCDPLDPASIMEAAKSVKKARANSAAIDWSERAARIVEVGERPLARRSSKKSKPKAA
- a CDS encoding MerR family transcriptional regulator — protein: MGRRERKDKVPIDQRPVSISVASRLTGVETHTLRYWEKEFEDFLNPVRTGGGQRRYRPEDIETIAEIRRLLKDEMFSIAGARRALLTRMNGSGRKNGRAKTARN